The genomic region GAGGCGATTAGAGATTGGGTAACCAATGTAAGAGATACCCATTATGCGATAGGGTCGGTAGTAGGTCCACATCCTTATCCAATGATGGTTAGAGATTTTCAGCTGGTGATTGGCCAAGAGACCAGATGGCAGATTTTAGATTTAGAGAAGAGGCTGCCTGATTATCTAATTGCTTGTGTGGGGGGAGGAAGTAATTCGATCGGAATCTTTCATCCTTTTTTTCATGATCCAGTAAGATTTATTGGTGTAGAAGCAGCTGGTTTAGGGTTAGAAAGCAGCCAGCATGCCGCTACTTTAATTTCTGGAGAGATAGGTATTCTTCATGGAAGTAAGTCTTATTTATTACAAGATGAAGATGGACAAATAAAGACTACTCATTCTATCTCCGCTGGTTTAGATTATCCAGGAGTGGGTCCAGAGCATGGTTATTATAAAGAAGTTAATCGAGCCACTTATGTAGGAGTAACTGACGAAGAAGCTTTAGAAGGCTTTAGACTACTTTCTGAAATAGAAGGTATTATTCCAGCTTTAGAGAGTGCTCATGCGATTATTTATGGAGTAAGATTAGCTAAAGATTTACAAAATAATGAAATAATTATTATAAATTTATCTGGTCGTGGCGATAAGGATGTAGAAAGTATTTCTAGTATTTTGAAGTTATAGTGAAATGGAAAAAGACAGTCAAGAAATATAGCACTTATTAATGAAAATTTGACATAGAGCAAATTAATTTGAGGACAAACAAATTTATCTTTTATCGCTCGGTATTATTTCCTATGTCTGGTTTTCGTTAATAACTACTATAAAAGATTTCTTATGAATAAAATCTCAGAAAAGTTTGAAGAATTAAAAAAGATTAATAAAAAGGCATTTATTCCTTACCTTACCGTAGGATTTCCTAATCTTGATTTAACTTACCGAATTGTTCTTAAAGTTGTCGAAAAGGGAGCAGATATTATTGAATTAGGGGTTCCTTTTTCCGACCCCTTAGCAGATGGGCCTACCATTCAAAAGTCATCCCAAAGAGCTTTAGAAAATAAGACCAATTTAAAAAAAGTATTTAGTTTAGCTAAAGAATTAAGAGATAAGACTAATATTCCTTTAGTCTTAATGTCTTACTATAATCCAATATATAAGTATGGAATAAATAATTTTATTAATGATTTAAATAATTGCCAAATAGATGGGATGATCATTCCAGATTTACCTCCCGAAGAATATGGAGAGTTAAAATTATTAGCTGACCAGTATAATTTAGCAACCATATTCTTAGTAACTCCTAATACTACACCAGAACGAATTAGGCTCATTGTTAATAAAAGTAGTGGTTTTATTTATCTCGTTTCAGTTACAGGGACTACTGGAGTTAGAGATAGTTTAAATCAAGATTTAAGTTTCTTAATTCGCCAAATAAGATTAATTACTAATAAGCCAATTTGCGTAGGATTTGGTATTTCTAATCAAGATCAAGTTAAAGAGATAGCTAAGATTGCAGATGGAGTGATTGTGGGTAGCGCCCTGATAGATCTTATTTTAAAAGAAGAAAAAAATCCAAAGATGTTAGACTTGTTAGGAGATTATATTCATCAACTAGTTGGATAGGAATTTTAAAAATTCTTAGGGTAGGCTGGGACTAATTTATTTTAGGCTAAGATTATTTTAAAAGAATGGGGAAAGATGATGGTCAAAGACTTTGAAGAAGAGGAATTTAGAGAGTTTAAGTTTGAGGAAGAAAAGCCCTTGGAAGATGGGCAACTGTTAGAAGTTACTTCTCCTTCGCCACTGCCGTCTACTTGGAAGAGACTACCAGCCTTAATTGTTTTAATAGGAGTAGCTTTATTTTTAATTTGGGGAATAGTTACCAAGATTTTACCGGGAGAGAAATATGGTTCATTATCTATCGTTTCTAATCCTCCAGGAGCCTTAGTCTATCTAGATAATCAAGAAAAAGGCTTAACCCCTATTTACTTACCGAAGATAGAAGCTAAGGAATATAATCTCAAGGTAACTCGAGGTGGGTTTAATGGCTGGAGTAATTTAGTTAAATTAGAACATAAGAAGACTTTAGAGTTAAAAATAGACTTAGAAGATGTAGCTCCTCCAGAAATAATGTCTTCTCCTCTTTCTAAGGTAAATCCAGGAGAAGATTTACGGATAGAAGCCACTGTTAAAGACAATTTTCAAGTAGGGACAGTAAATTTATTTTATCGCAAAAAGAATACGGAAGCATATACCTGTGTCAAGATGATTGATAGCGGTAATGATATTTATTGGGCTGTAATTCCCGGTCTATTTATCACTAAAGAGGGTATGGAATACTATATTAAGGCTACAGATGGAGTAAATGAAATAACTTATCCAGAAAATCCTCTTACCCCGCAAATTGCTTCACAAATAACTCCATCAGTCAGTGAACCTCAAATAGACATAGGTAGCGGAAATTTAACAATTAGTTCTTCTCCTTCAGAGGCAGAGGTTTATATTGATGGAAAATTAGAAAAGTCAACGACGCCTATTGAAAACATAAGTCTTAGAGAAGGAAAATATGGGATAAGAATCTGCCAAGAAGGGTATCTGCCTTGGCAAGGAAGTGTCTTAATTAAAAAAGGGAAAAAAAATCGACTATCGGTAATTTTAAAGACAAAACTAAGCAGTATTTTTGTAGATTCAAACATTAAAGGAGCAAATGTCTTTATTAATAAAAAACCTTACGGCAAAACACCTCTTAGAATTAAGGATTTAACTCCAGAGATCATTTATAATGTAGAAGTAGAACATAATGGCGAGATAGTTTATAGTTCTACTGTTTCTCCTAAGACTGGTGAAGAAAAGAAAATATTTATAGAACTTGCAACTAAGCTGGGAAAAGCTTATATTACCTCTCTTCCTTATGGAGCTAAAATATACACCGGAGGTAAGCTCTTAGGCATTACTCCTCTTCGTAACATTAAAATGCCAGTAGGTGAACATATCTTAAAAGCAGAGAAAGAAGGATTCCCAGAAGTAACTAAGACGATTAGAATTATAGAAAATAAGATCAGTTTTTCAAACTTTGATTTAGAAAGCAAGGAATAAAGTAGGTAAAAATAGCCAAAAAAAATAAAGGAAATAAAGGGACACTCTTTTTAAGTTCTTGAATTGGAAGGAGTTATGAATGATTATTGGCAGCCAAAAATACAAAGAGGCAATCTATGACTTGGTTTAGAAAACCTAAATATTCTATTGTTACTCCTTCGGCTATGAGAGCAAAAATTCCTGATGGTTTATGGGAAAGATGTAGTGGTTGTGGAGAGTTAATCTTTAAAAAAGAATGGGAAGTCAATTTGAAGGTTTGCTCTAAATGTAACTATCATTTTAGGCTAAACTCAGGGGAGCGTTTTGAAATTACGGTAGATAAAGGTACTTTTGAAGAAGACGATGGGCATTTAGCACCAGTAGATTTTTTAAAATTTACAGACCAAAAGTCATACCAAGAAAGAATTAAGGAAAATCAAGAAAAGGTAAACTCAAAGGATGCCGTCATTACAGGATGTGGATGTATAGAGAAGGTTAAAACAGCAATAGCTATCTTAGATTTTGATTTTATGGGTGGAAGTATGGGTTCGGTAATGGGTGAAAAGATTACTAGATTGATTGAAAAGGCTATAAATTTAAGATTACCCCTCCTTATTATTTCAAGTTCAGGAGGAGCTCGCATGCAAGAGGGAATAGTTTCACTATTTCAGATGTCCAAAACCGTAGCTGCCTTGGAATTGTTCCATCAGGCCAAACTTTTCTATATTTCTTTATTGACTCATCCTACCATGGGTGGAGTAACCGCTAGTTTTGCTTCTTTAGGTGATATCATCATTGCCGAAGCTAAAGCTCTCATAGGTTTTGCTGGACCCAGGGTCATTGAGCAAACTATTAAACAAAGCTTACCTCCTAACTTTCAACAAGCCGAGTTTTTGTTAGAGCATGGGCAGATAGACATGGTGGTAAATCGAAAGGCTTTAAAGACTACATTAGGAAAACTATTGAAATTTTTCAGCTAAAGATATTTACTTCATTAATTATCCTTCCTTTTGTCTTATGAATTATCAAGAGTCTCAAGATTATCTAAATAATTTATCTCAATTTGGCATTCAATTAGGACTTAATAATATAAGTCTGTTATTGGATAAGATTAAAAGCCCCCAGCAAAGACTTAAATTAATTATTCATGTTACTGGAACTAATGGCAAAGGATCAACCATTGCTTTTTTAAACTCCATCTTGAGTGAAGCTGGTTTTAAAGTTGGAGTTTACACTTCTCCTCATCTGATATCTTTTACGGAAAGAATAGCGATCAACCATACTCCTATTTTAGAAGAAGAAGTAGCGGAGGGACTTACTTATATTAGGGAGAATATTCCAGAAGGGTTAAATTTAACTTATTTTGAAGTAACTACGGCTTTAGCCTTTCACTATTTTGCTCAAAAGAAAGTAGATCTTACTTTATTAGAAGTAGGATTAGGAGGACGGTTAGACGCCACGAATGTAGTAAATTCTCAAATTAGTGTGATTACTAATATTGATTATGATCATACAGACTGGTTAGGAGATAGTTTAGCTAAGATTGCTTTTGAAAAAGCTGGTATTATTAAAAAAAATTCTGAAGTAATTACCGGAGTTGCTTCTGGAGAGGCTTTGTCAGTTATAGAAAGAAGAGCTTTAGAGATGAAATCTTCTCTCTATCTAGTAAACAAAGATATTAAGTATCGAGTAGAAAAAAGTAATACCATTTGGGGAGAAGATTTTAAATATCAAAACTTAGAGCTAGGACTTATGGGTAAACACCAGACAGCTAATGCTGCTTTAGCCTTAATGGCGGTGGAATTATTAAGAAAGAAGGGAGTAAATATTTCCGAAGAAGAGATTAAAAGAGGACTTAAAAAAGCCAAGTGGTTAGGAAGAGCTCAAGTGATAAGTGAAAATCCTACCATCCTATTAGATGGAGCTCATAATCCAGGGGGAGCTAAAGCTTTAAGAGAACTGATCGAAGAAAGATATTTCCAGAGACCAAGAATAATGATCATCGGTATCTTAAAAGATAAAGATGTCAGTGGAATAATAAAAGAGCTTTTAGGTAAAGATGAGCTTGTTCAAGTAATATTATGTGAGCCTGATTGCGAGAGAGCTCTTTTTACTTCAGAGATAAGAAAAGAGGTCTTAAAGTATATAAGTGAAGAAAATGTCCAAGAGATAAAGGAAATTAAAAAAGCTTTAA from bacterium harbors:
- a CDS encoding PEGA domain-containing protein — its product is MMVKDFEEEEFREFKFEEEKPLEDGQLLEVTSPSPLPSTWKRLPALIVLIGVALFLIWGIVTKILPGEKYGSLSIVSNPPGALVYLDNQEKGLTPIYLPKIEAKEYNLKVTRGGFNGWSNLVKLEHKKTLELKIDLEDVAPPEIMSSPLSKVNPGEDLRIEATVKDNFQVGTVNLFYRKKNTEAYTCVKMIDSGNDIYWAVIPGLFITKEGMEYYIKATDGVNEITYPENPLTPQIASQITPSVSEPQIDIGSGNLTISSSPSEAEVYIDGKLEKSTTPIENISLREGKYGIRICQEGYLPWQGSVLIKKGKKNRLSVILKTKLSSIFVDSNIKGANVFINKKPYGKTPLRIKDLTPEIIYNVEVEHNGEIVYSSTVSPKTGEEKKIFIELATKLGKAYITSLPYGAKIYTGGKLLGITPLRNIKMPVGEHILKAEKEGFPEVTKTIRIIENKISFSNFDLESKE
- the accD gene encoding acetyl-CoA carboxylase, carboxyltransferase subunit beta — translated: MTWFRKPKYSIVTPSAMRAKIPDGLWERCSGCGELIFKKEWEVNLKVCSKCNYHFRLNSGERFEITVDKGTFEEDDGHLAPVDFLKFTDQKSYQERIKENQEKVNSKDAVITGCGCIEKVKTAIAILDFDFMGGSMGSVMGEKITRLIEKAINLRLPLLIISSSGGARMQEGIVSLFQMSKTVAALELFHQAKLFYISLLTHPTMGGVTASFASLGDIIIAEAKALIGFAGPRVIEQTIKQSLPPNFQQAEFLLEHGQIDMVVNRKALKTTLGKLLKFFS
- the trpA gene encoding tryptophan synthase subunit alpha, which produces MNKISEKFEELKKINKKAFIPYLTVGFPNLDLTYRIVLKVVEKGADIIELGVPFSDPLADGPTIQKSSQRALENKTNLKKVFSLAKELRDKTNIPLVLMSYYNPIYKYGINNFINDLNNCQIDGMIIPDLPPEEYGELKLLADQYNLATIFLVTPNTTPERIRLIVNKSSGFIYLVSVTGTTGVRDSLNQDLSFLIRQIRLITNKPICVGFGISNQDQVKEIAKIADGVIVGSALIDLILKEEKNPKMLDLLGDYIHQLVG
- the trpB gene encoding tryptophan synthase subunit beta; translated protein: MEQPDKEGYFRVNKETYFGGRYVPELLMPALEELEKSYQEAKEDLNFNSELNYYLTYYAGRPTPLYYAKRLSQRLGKVKIYLKREDLCHTGAHKINNTLGQVLLAKRMGKKRVIAETGAGQHGVATATAAAIFGLKCEVYMGSEDMKRQALNVFRMKLLGATVVPVDSGSKTLKDAINEAIRDWVTNVRDTHYAIGSVVGPHPYPMMVRDFQLVIGQETRWQILDLEKRLPDYLIACVGGGSNSIGIFHPFFHDPVRFIGVEAAGLGLESSQHAATLISGEIGILHGSKSYLLQDEDGQIKTTHSISAGLDYPGVGPEHGYYKEVNRATYVGVTDEEALEGFRLLSEIEGIIPALESAHAIIYGVRLAKDLQNNEIIIINLSGRGDKDVESISSILKL
- a CDS encoding bifunctional folylpolyglutamate synthase/dihydrofolate synthase; this translates as MDKIKSPQQRLKLIIHVTGTNGKGSTIAFLNSILSEAGFKVGVYTSPHLISFTERIAINHTPILEEEVAEGLTYIRENIPEGLNLTYFEVTTALAFHYFAQKKVDLTLLEVGLGGRLDATNVVNSQISVITNIDYDHTDWLGDSLAKIAFEKAGIIKKNSEVITGVASGEALSVIERRALEMKSSLYLVNKDIKYRVEKSNTIWGEDFKYQNLELGLMGKHQTANAALALMAVELLRKKGVNISEEEIKRGLKKAKWLGRAQVISENPTILLDGAHNPGGAKALRELIEERYFQRPRIMIIGILKDKDVSGIIKELLGKDELVQVILCEPDCERALFTSEIRKEVLKYISEENVQEIKEIKKALNLAKDKATKDHLICVTGSLYTVAEVLNQVRESK